The window AAGTGTGAAAGGGAGTACCTGTGCACCCATGCCGCCATTACACGCTAAAACTTGCATTCATGTGTCAGCAGTCTGAGCAAACACGGCGAGGCACATTCCTCACCCCGAGCTAGCTTTGAACGAGCTGCCTCAAGGGACGGATTATGAAGAGTCACTCACCGGAATCGAAACAGAAGTCGCGGGGCTCCTGCTTGATGGCCATCGGGTGGAACGCAGCCTGACGCGGGGGAGCTGGCTGGCCTACGCTCGGAACGCCCTGCTCGGCGTATCTCGGGTCGACGAGTTCTTGTTTGAAGCCATGTGGGGGTACCAAGGGTTCGGACATTTGCCGGTGGTAGAGGGGCCGGCCCTCATGTGGGCGACCATTGTTGTTAGTCAGCTGGGCCAGAAAGTGGGTGCGCCCTTGACTCTCACCTGGGGAAAAAGGTAGCGATGGCTCTGACATCTGCCTCTGGAACCTAAAGATGATAGGAGAAAATAACATCACAGTTTAAGAAGTACTGAAAGCGTGTCTTTATTGTCGGGCATACAACTTGTGAATAATGTCCACTTGCAGCCTGATTTGAAGTTGTAACAGACATTGTGTGTCGTGCAACGGACAAGGGGAAAAACGAGGAGTGACCGGCAGCCCATTTCACTTTGTACAATGATCAGATAAATTGGAACTGACTTTGGGAATGCATTTGCTAATAATGGGAAATTTGCATTACCGCTACCAGTAGTAGATATTGGTAATGGGCACAGCCCAGGCCTTTGGTGGAGCTGCTCACCTGTGCTCTGGCGTAAAGTTATTGGCATCCTGGCCGATTAGCGCACACGGGACGGCAAATGGCGGACTGTGGACCGAGTGCGGCGGCTGGTTTTGCGGGCCTGCAGTCTGTGCGAGGGGCTGTTGCTGCTGCGTGACGTGCACCGGTCGCAGTCCAGGGTTCAGGTTGGCTACATTGGTACGAGGGGGAGGAGTAGGCTCGTTGAGGGGGCGTGCTCCAGCTGTGCTGGCAGACCCACACGGAGACACCGGCGTGGAAGGAGGGGTTAATGGTTTGAAGCCAGGTGTGCACTTCCTGTCACAGGCACTGAGTGTGAAAAGGTAAACGTCAATGAGAGGAATTGTTGTTATTCTTCCTAAAATATCTTCAGCCATCTTGTACCTGTAGCTGTAAAGGCACTTCTCTCCATAGGGCATGGGACTTCTGTCCTGGTGGCAGGGAGACAACTCTTTGGAGGGGGTCACTTCACGTTTGATCTTGGTGGGCGGCGGTCCATGAAACATCACTGGACAGAATCAGAGAGATGACAAAACCGACAACATCAGATAAAGTCCAGATACCACCTACGTAATTGAAGCCATAGGCAGAAGTGCAGCAGTTATCTTAATCATATTTCGCACATCTTGCGGACAATGCCTGTATGTATTGCCTCATCTGTCCAGAGCCACTTAGCAGTTATTTATCCTTCATCTATGCCCCAGTGTTTGTGTAGCTAGTGCGATTTAAACTGCACTAGACACACAAAACCCATCAAACTTCATGTCTGATTCCCATTAGGACAGACCCAATCCCAATACCCATGAATCAGTGTGGCTGCAATCTAATGGCGGTGAATGATTTTCTTCCCCCACTGCTGCTGTAACCATTAGACCAGAGACGCAGCCCTCTGCACACCGGCTGCAGTTACCAGGGCGCCGCATAATGGCCAGGAAGAAACTAGATCCCAGAGAGGAGAGGGCGTCAGACGACGAGGGCGTTGATGGACTGCGGCCGAGCAAACAACGAGCATGCGGTCCCTTGTGTGTGCCCACTCTGAAGCTTAATGGTGGGGAAAAGATTTTCCTTTGCACTCCAATGATGCAAAACGGTTGATGCTACCATCGTGTACATCTTTGCGCCCCAGTTACATTCTGTGTGGAGTGAAATACTGAGACAGCTCTCATTCTACCGACAGCAAGTAAACCAGAATGCCACTCTTCTGAGAACACTTGGACTATAGTAATATAAACAGAaggccctgaactggtccctgCATGATGTGCTGCCAACAGAAGGGTTCAATTTCCTCTACCTTGTCCAAAGTGTATTCAGTGGGGTCTAGAGGGTTGAGAGCTTTTAGATTTCTCTCTCATGTATAAAAACTGTGATTCACCAGTGCGGTCTCATTGTGACCACCTATCTTGCAATCTGGCCTTGAATTGGTGCGAGAGAGAACGCCTGCAGCCTGGCAACTGCAGCCACCGTCAGCAACTCATCTCACACTCACATAGAAGCAACACTGCAAACTCTCTTTACTAGCATAGCTTTGACTCTTCCCACGCGCCACTTCTGATTCCAGCATCATGCTACAAGGCTGGTAAGGCACACTGTCCAAAATTGAACTCCAGCCTCAACCAGCAAGATACATTTCGGAATAGgggtgtatacacacacacgcgcgcacacacacacacacacacacacacaaagcagggTGGACATGGTAAGAGACTCCCCTAGCCGTTGGAATCTGGTCTGCTCCGGCAGCGGGGCCCGAGTGCGGGAAAGTGTGAAATCAGATTAGGAGCTTGGCTCATGTGATGCCCCATGCCAATCGGCTGATTAAACTCAAAATGGTTGAGAGGGAGAGGCGGACAAGAGAGCGCACACAAGCCCAAAGCGGACTTCTGAGGACAAAGGATGACGTTTGTCTTTGACGGGATTAAGCCATTTTAATAAACAACGGGTGACCCAGACTTCAGGTCAGGGAACGTTTGTGGCAAATATTGTTAAAGAAGCATGACCTGATGCTCCGCATAAACCACCAAAAACAGCAGATCGGGGGTCTTGATGTAGGAATGCTTAAAACATCACAATTAGGAAGCAGCCTCTGGGGATACGGGTAACAACCACACAAAGGAGTACTCACAGCTATCCGACTGGAAGTCTGGGACAAACTGCTCATCATCCGGCACCTGGGCTGTGAGGAGAAAGGATGGCAAAAAGTTAAAGcatggcaaaaacaaacaagcataaaagtttataaataaaaaaataaaaaaaagcaatcgccaactatatgaaaaaaaacaaaacaaattgtctCAGTCAGCAGGTTGTTGCATGCAGGACTTTGGCTGCCTTCCTCTCgttgcaaaacacaaaaaatgtacagcGAGTTCACACTCAAGTTAATGTTCCACCGCAATACTCCAACTCAGCATTTAGCCAGAAACAGAACATGGGAACAAGGATTCTCAGATCATAAACCAAGCGGAGCTCACCTTCTGCGATCCAGATATCCTGCAGCTGACTGAGATCTTGGAAGAGTTCTGTCAATCAGATTACAAAGATATTAGTGGCACTCTCTTCTGTGATTGTAGACTTAATTATAACCTAGGCCACACACCTTCAGTGTCCTGGGCGAGCTCAGTGTCCACAAACTTCCGCTTCCTGTCACTGCAGACCCGGCTGTGTTCCTCGACACGAGACTGTTAATGGGGAAGAATATGGGGAAAGTGCACTTTAACAGCGGTCCGATGACATCGAAGTACAGGCGGATCTGCCAATCAAATGATGGTGTGGGTCGTCCAACGTACGATGCGTGTGACGCGTGTCACTTACGTTGGGCGGGACCATGAACGGGACCTGCTGGTCGTAGAAGCTGTCCATGTTCGGTTTCCGGTTGCTTGGGGGGAGGGGAAGGGGGGGTTCGTCCTAAAGTGATGGCGCTTTGCGGGTCACTGGAAGACACCAAAAGCGACAAACATCATTTACGTCTGCCTTGTTCGCCATGCTGCCGCAAACAAttggcttttttcttttttagatttGAAACTTGCTAGGCAAGAGGAAGTCGCACGACGTAAACACTCGTAACGCAGTTACATAAGATGGACTCCTGGACTGGGATGGCAAACGCTTGCCTGTACAATAAGCTTGCACATCTTGCGTAAAACACCATGAAAGCTTCTCGTTGGTTGAGGAACGAAGGAGGCCAGCCGTTGCACCAATGGCCATCACTATTATGAAGTCCAGTCAGTAAGGACACGTAAAAAGTTGTATTTGCACAACAAAGCAGCATGCGGTGGCCTCCATTCTCACATCTCTCTGTGGGCCTCCAGATATGACTCACTCTGCTATCTCTCGTTAATGGATGACGAATAAAGCATAGCTGGAGGCAATTACTGCAGACGCTGAGCAGATAGCACTTAGAACATGCATGTGTGGCGCCATGTTCACGTCACACAAGTTAAACATGTTTCAAAAGCCCTGACAATGATATTTACCTGAAACCAGACGT is drawn from Phycodurus eques isolate BA_2022a chromosome 12, UOR_Pequ_1.1, whole genome shotgun sequence and contains these coding sequences:
- the etv5a gene encoding ETS translocation variant 5a isoform X1, producing the protein MDSFYDQQVPFMVPPNSRVEEHSRVCSDRKRKFVDTELAQDTEELFQDLSQLQDIWIAEAQVPDDEQFVPDFQSDSLMFHGPPPTKIKREVTPSKELSPCHQDRSPMPYGEKCLYSYSACDRKCTPGFKPLTPPSTPVSPCGSASTAGARPLNEPTPPPRTNVANLNPGLRPVHVTQQQQPLAQTAGPQNQPPHSVHSPPFAVPCALIGQDANNFTPEHRFQRQMSEPSLPFSPGESQGRTHFLAQLTNNNGRPHEGRPLYHRQMSEPLVPPHGFKQELVDPRYAEQGVPSVGQPAPPRQAAFHPMAIKQEPRDFCFDSEVPNCHSSFGRAGSYYQNNHESFSFDRDPQLYFDDTCVVPERLEGKVKQESAIYRDGPPYQRRGSLQLWQFLVTLLDDPANGHFIAWTGRGMEFKLIEPEEVARRWGLQKNRPAMNYDKLSRSLRYYYEKGIMQKVKVAGERYVYKFVCDPEALFSMAFPDNQRPNLKADVDSLPGLDDDTVPLTHYEENAPYLLDSGDNCVAGLPFPDGCSY
- the etv5a gene encoding ETS translocation variant 5a isoform X2, whose product is MDSFYDQQVPFMVPPNSRVEEHSRVCSDRKRKFVDTELAQDTEELFQDLSQLQDIWIAEAQVPDDEQFVPDFQSDSLMFHGPPPTKIKREVTPSKELSPCHQDRSPMPYGEKCLYSYSACDRKCTPGFKPLTPPSTPVSPCGSASTAGARPLNEPTPPPRTNVANLNPGLRPVHVTQQQQPLAQTAGPQNQPPHSVHSPPFAVPCALIGQDANNFTPEHRFQRQMSEPSLPFSPGESQGRTHFLAQLTNNNGRPHEGRPLYHRQMSEPLVPPHGFKQELVDPRYAEQGVPSVGQPAPPRQAAFHPMAIKQEPRDFCFDSEVPNCHSSFGRAGSYYQNNHESFSFDRDPQLYFDDTCVVPERLEGKVKQESAIYRDGPPYQRRGSLQLWQFLVTLLDDPANGHFIAWTGRGMEFKLIEPEEVARRWGLQKNRPAMNYDKLSRSLRYYYEKGIMQKVAGERYVYKFVCDPEALFSMAFPDNQRPNLKADVDSLPGLDDDTVPLTHYEENAPYLLDSGDNCVAGLPFPDGCSY